In a genomic window of Polypterus senegalus isolate Bchr_013 chromosome 13, ASM1683550v1, whole genome shotgun sequence:
- the ndufa2 gene encoding NADH dehydrogenase [ubiquinone] 1 alpha subcomplex subunit 2: MAAAVVRSLGTNLGRNVKEIRLHLCQKSAASQGVRDFIEQHYVTLKKANPLFPILIRECSGVQPKLWARYSFGKEQSIPLANMNADQVAKALESLVKAKP; encoded by the exons ATGGCTGCTGCAGTAGTGAGAAGCTTGGGGACGAATTTGGGAAGAAACGTTAAAGAAATTCGATTGCACCTGTGTCAGAAGTCTGCTGCGAGTCAAGGTGTCAG GGATTTCATTGAGCAGCACTATGTGACACTGAAGAAGGCCAATCCGTTATTTCCAATTTTAATAAGAGAATGTTCCGGAGTTCAGCCCAAACTCTGGGCGAGATACA GCTTTGGTAAGGAACAGAGTATACCGCTGGCCAATATGAATGCAGATCAAGTAGCCAAGGCTTTAGAGTCCCTTGTGAAAGCAAAACCCTGA